In the Ptychodera flava strain L36383 chromosome 1, AS_Pfla_20210202, whole genome shotgun sequence genome, AATGTGCAATTGTGTTATAGTGTGCTTTCAGTATTAACATTGTGTtgattcaatttcaattttactgGAGAAATTTCTCAAGTTGGAACTTCAAAGGTACATATCTCTAGCTGTAAACCATGGAGCAGTGCTTGCATCACAAACACCTTTTTAGAGTTATGGTGGGCCATATTCCCTACGGATACCAGAACACTCAGCTGTCAAACATGTAGACCTGATTCTGTACTTATGCATTTCAAACATTTGACTGTGCCTTAACTTCCTTATACCTCTCCCTATGATTAGCCGTactgttttgtcaatatttctaTTTCTGGCTTCAAATAGACAAAATATTTTGGAGTTTTATTGCAATGCTAGCTAAATCAATAATAGGAAATACACCATGTAGTAGGCTATCTGTCGATCATAAATTTTATTCGTGATATGAACTTTTCATGCTGGGGCTATGGTGTAACctttgtcattttaatcaagTTCACTTGCATTAAGTTTAATACCTTGTGTGCTTTTATGTACTGGTATACCAAAGACAGATTTCCTAAGGTAAGCTCAGGTGGTATCTGTAGGTctgtgtgtgcgtttgtatgtgtttgtgtgtgtttgtgtgtgtgtggtgtgtgtgtgtgtgtgtgtgtgtgcacgtgAAAAAGTCCAAAACAGCCGAACCTACCATCTTAGCAtgtggtgtacaggtgcaccaagGATTAGAGATGTAATTTGTTCCAATAAATATGGTAGTTTCAAAAATATAAGCCTAAATCATAAggcaaaatcctgcaaattgctgaaGTTCTGTGATCCCAGGTTGTAATCTCAGGCAAGTTCAGTTGAAACTTACTAAGTAGCTTCCTCAAGTTGACTTTAGATAGATTCATCATTCAGATTGTgatctttaaaattttcataGTTGCATATTAGGGCAATTTCTCAGGTTTTTGGTCATAAAATCTCTGAAATCACTTGTCAAGtgctttgaaacttaatatGCAGAATCTTAGGGATGATCTCTTCTAGATAgtttaaattgtggtgaaattttcaaaatttgtattttggggcaatttttcctatttttagtTAAAAAATCATCTCCTTGAAACTgcatgtctgattgctttgcAACTTCATAATGCATATTCCTTCGGATGAGTTAAGTTGAGTCaagttgttgtgaaattttaatactTAAATTTTTGGATTTTGGGCAGTATTTCCCATTTTAAGTCGAAAGCCATCTTCTTTAAAAGTGCTTTTTTGATCACTCCAAAACGTACTCTATAGATCATGTGGGGTTGATCTCCAtcagaattttttcaaattgtggtgaaattttcatatttgtattattgagagatttttctattttataagGTAACATtttgtataccaatgtgagattatcttataagctgaagtcggtggcgtctgtatgtatgtatgtatgtatgtatgtatgtatgttcagttcagttcagttcagttcagttgaGGGATTAGATATCCGGTCTGGTAATGACATCCCTTTAGGACCTTTGTGCAGACGGTCGTATTGATGTTTAAAAGCGTTCACTGACTTGGCATTAACAACAGTGGCAGGCAGGCTATTCCATTTGTCTACAATCCTGGATACAAAGAAATATTTCCTGGTGTCTAGCTTGACAGTTGGTTTGCTGAGCTTGTAGTTGTGTCCGCGTGTTACTGATGAGGTGGCTGGTTTAAGTGATAAATTGATACTGTCATAGTTGTTCATAATCTTGAAAGTCTCTATCATATCTCCTCTGGTTCGTCTCTCTTCTAGTGTTGTCAAGCCTAACTGGTTTAGTCTCTGTTGATAGCTCACGTTGCGCAATTCTGGAATCATCTTAGTAGCACGCGCTGTATTTTTTATAGGTTTGCAATGTCTTTTTTAAGCCAGGGGGACCATGCTTGGATGGAGTACTCTAACCGTGGCCTAACGAGATGTTTGTATAAGTGCAACATAATGTCTTTAGATTTCAGTGTCATTGTTCTCTGATTAGCCCCAACATGCTGTTTGCTTTCTTTGCAGCTTGAATACACTGTTGTGATGGCTTTAGATTTGAGTGGATGATAACACCAAGGTTCTTTTCTTCACTGGAATGCTTGAGTGGAATATTATTCATGGTATATGTATGGGAAGGGTTATTGTAGCCAATGTGCATAGATGAACATTTAGAGACATTAAAACTCATTTGCCAGTTCTGCGACCAGGTACACAGCTTATCGAGATCACACTGTAATTCTTCAGCATCAGAGTCGTCATATATTGGCCGGTATAACTTTGTATCATCCGCAAATTTCTTATTGATGAATGTATTCCACAATCAATGTCGTTTATGAATATCAGGAAAAGCACAGGACCCAATACAGAGCCTTGAGGCACACCACTTGTGACATCCTTCCACTCAGACGCGTTGCTGTTGATTACTACTCGTTGCTGTCTCTCTGCAAGCCATCCCTGTATCCACTTTAGTACAGAACCATTGATGCCATGACAACGTAGTTTATTTATAAGCCTCCCATGTGGTACCTTGTCAAAAGCTTTGGCAAAGTctaagtaaataacatccactGGTACTCCATCATCAGCATTCTGGGTAATGTCATCTAAGAATTCCAATAAATTTGACATACATGATTTCCCTTGGCGAAAACCGTGCTGCGAGTTGctgatcaatttattttgttccAGATGCTGAACAAGTTTATCCCTGATGATTGACTCAAGAATTTTACCACAAATTGAAGTTAAGCTGATAGGTCTGTAGTTGCCAGCGTCagacttttttccttttttaaagACAGGTGTAACATTTGCTCTTCGCCAGTCCTTTGGAACTTCACCAGTTGAAAGTGAATGATTGAAAAGCAGAGTTAGTGGTTTGGTAATTTGCTGAGCAACTGTAATTAAAATTCTTGGAGACACTTTATCTGGTCCAGGTGCTTTGCTTGGATGAAGCTGTGACAATTTCTTTGCAACATCATCTTCAGTAACATTAATTTTCACAAGTCTGTCTTGATCCTCACCGTTGAACATTATTATTGATTCAGGCATATGTGAAGTGTCTTCATTAGTGAAAACGGAGACGAAGAAAGTGTTCAGGACATCAACCATTGATTCAGCTGTAGAGTGGATTTTGTTGTCATTATCAATCAGTGGGCCTATAGTTTCCCTTGACCTTTGCTTGGAGCGAGCGTACGCAAAGAAAGCTTTGAGTTTTCCTTTACATGCTGGACAAGGTTTTTTTCATAAACTATCTTAGCCTTCTTTACTTCTCTGATTACTTTCTTTTGTTGATCTTTGTAGTTTGAATAACTTTGTTGGTCTCTCATTGATGAATATCTACGCAAGAGTTTTCTTTTCTTCCTTATGTCACATAGTAGATTTCTGGTCATCCAGTGTGGTCTGTTACGGTTCTTACGTGGTTTCATAGGAACACAAATATTAGTAAATCTGTTTAAAGTCTTGAGCATGTAACACCACATATCACTGGCAGACTTTCCCTGAAACTCCGCTTCCCAATCCACACCCTTCAACAGGTTTTGCAGCTTgtggaaatttgcatttttcacatCTGGGATGAGACCTGTTACTTGTTGTTTATCAGCTTGTGCAGTAATGTCAAAGTCAATCATACAGTGATCACTATTCCCTAAGCAGCCAATAGAGGTTACATTTTCAATTATACATGGTACATTAGACAGGATTAGGTCAAGACAATTGTTCCACGTGTAGGAAAGTCAACATATTGAACCAGGAAATTGTCTTGTATTGTGTCCATAAAGTCTTCTCCATGTTTGTCTGATAGCTGTGTCGGCCAGTCTATACAGGAAAGTTAAAGTCACCGACAATAATTACATCTTTAAGAGCCGCTTTCTCGATGAGATCATTCAGTTTTTTATTATTGTCAGCACTACTGTTAGGTGAGCGATAAACTACACCAAACAaaagttttggtacattttgAGCAGTAGTGATTTCGCACCATACTGAGTTTGTGTACTGAAATTCCTGCAAACTTGAATCTTCTGAAACAGTATATTCTTCTCTGATGTACAGTAAGACACCACCGCCTCTCCCACGCTGTGTGTCAGTTCTATCTTGTCTTATTGGTCTATGATACCCTGGTATGCAAAGTTCATCATTTATTATCTCTTGATGTGTCCATGACTCAGTTATTGCAACAATGTCATAATTCTTGTCTTCAAGTAAAACAATGAGTTCCTCTTTTTTATCAGCATACTTTGGGCGTTGGTGCACAAACATGACAGTTTACTTTTAGCAGGCTTGCAATTTAGTTGACTGTTATTTCTGGCTGGACGGTTGATAATTGGCACATTCCATTCGTGAAAATATAAGTTGTCTGTGACATGTTCTTCATTTACTTTAGCATTTAGTTCAACATCCAATATTTAGTATCCACActatttacttatttacatgGGCATCGTTCTCCTGCGTTAATCGTTTTTTACAGGGCTACTGCCTCTCTTGTCCATCTCAACAATTtttccatgtatgtatgtatgtatgtatgtatgtatgtatgtatgtatgtatgtatgtatgtatgtatgtatgtatgtatgtatgtacgtacttACAGTATGtcagtcaacatcaaaaacatgtaaaccgctgcacgtttcagcttggtatttggtgtgtggatgcatcctgggctatagatgggattttgctcaaatgaagtttgcattgccaaaattatgcaaatgagcttaaatgtgaaaatggccaagaattaataactcaataaccgctgttttgattgctttgaaactttgtgtgcaagtaccttaggtgaacatTATaagtttaatgaatttttcgagaacatatttggaattttgtgtttttgttgaattttttggttatttttctcatcttAAGATGGGCACCGGGATCTTCTTGAGTGGTTGCTATGGGTTGTGTTTCCGATCTTCCCCTTCACTTTAGAGGAAAACGCTTGACACACATTTCCAAAATGCAAAGGGATGTCAAATATAAGTCGCGCTATCAGCGTGCGCCCAATGACGACaccgatatgcaaattagctagcCAAAAGTTCAAACCCTAATGCTTTTTTAAATCGTTACGTTTGAACCAAAACACTTGCCCAGAGTTTTATTTAGTGAACCCGGCTTGTGCTTGACGTATTCCTTTTTGGACCGGAATGATTTTTTATGTTTGCTTTTCACTGGGGACATAACACCCCTGCAAAAATCGGTTAATTTTGGCATTTCGGACtacatttttcttgattttcctCGCTGAAGAAAGGCTAGTCCAAAAAAAAACCTCAACATGTAGATACATCGGCCATCTTTACTAGTtgtaaaattcagtaaaattcGTTGGCTATGAGAAAAGCCTTCGGAATTTTACTGTCAACCACCAAGTATCGGTGAACAAAATCACCAAATTTCTGGCGTTTGGTAGAGTTTCCTTGGCTACTGAGCGCAATAGACGTCGTGGAATCGCAGAAAGTCATGCTGAACATACAGACGGCGCCATCTTGATAGAAGTACTCGAAGCCGGGCGATGTTGAGACATTGACTGCAAGTCAAATATTGAGCGGCATTATTGCACTTGTAAAGGTAAGGAAAGTTTGAAGACATGGCTACTTTAATAAATGAGTGTTTTCAATGTGCAGTGTTTTTACTTCATTTTACCATACGCATACatttgctccaagtctgtgggcatataaatatcgaaacagaataaattgaaggaatgaaCCTCAGCAGACTGAAAGGCTATGTGCAAGACTGGTGCTTAGATCGTGGAGTGAACACCTTGCCCGGATAGTAACTGCTCTTGTGAGACTAGCTGAGCGACTGGGGGCCAGTCTAccatatcatagacagtcttcccctctactgtctatgattttactTGTGTGCTGTAGTATGATATAACTCCGTTGCCGCATTGAGGTCAACTTGGTGACCATATCCATTGATATCAGAATCACCTGGGGATGGGTGATGTGCCATGGCTGTGACACGTTGTGCTGATGAGCATTGCTATGAGGATGTCTTAATGGTCGTAAGCGGGGATAAATTGCATTATAAAACCAAATCTGacaaaatatatgtattttcGTCATCGAATTGTACAGGACATCATTTGAATCATCAGTTAAGATTTCAATTTGCACTCCTACGCACATGTTGATATGGAAACACAAATGAGTACACAAGTCAAAGTTTTTATGCACCATTCTCTTAATTTGCAATCACATTTCCAATGCAGATGAAATTGTGCAGAaggaatcattttttttctatacTTCTTCTATAAAATGTTACTGTATGGTAATAGATAATGTGTTTTTCAAGTCATATTCAGCAATATTCTTGGTTTTTACAAAATTCAGATGCAGTGGGTTTATATTTCTGATGATCAAGATCGTTTCATTACAGATGCAGAAGAAAATGATACCAGTAAGTTGCACATGTTATATATTTCTTGCtataaaactgaaatttcttttCTACACCATACAATGATTGCCGGCTTTTCATGAGTTATGCTctgatgttgccgtgagtgtgtgggggttcgaatcccgtcgATAGTGATGGCCCTGTCGtcactgggcatttaaattgaccaatttggggccctgtaaaggctgcttcggccggcttatgatgaacaacgaaatagatgttttacgaaatcgcgaaataacgaaatgacaacatttccacaacctccaaatttttcttcaatgaaatctaatatttaaataatgtccGTGACCACAGCAGTTGGTTTACTGGGTTTAATGAACAGATTAGGTACGTATTATAGAATATTTGAAGTGACTTCAATCATGGTCGAAGTACAAAGTGATACATGGCGAAATCATGGGCcgccatgaaaatatcagtatgaacacgtactcccacagtcactacagtacctgtttagtcagggcagttgtgaagcttcacaaatctctctcgaaataaagccataacattctggaattgaggtttttaatcttcaaacactagctgtcgaaacgcagctatctgttggcgggtagCGTGCGTAGCTATGCGGTggcagggttgacctttgatccgCAAAGCTCTGCATGCATGGCagggcacaggcgacccaataagtatt is a window encoding:
- the LOC139146208 gene encoding uncharacterized protein produces the protein MIPELRNVSYQQRLNQLGLTTLEERRTRGDMIETFKIMNNYDSINLSLKPATSSVTRGHNYKLSKPTVKLDTRKYFFVSRIVDKWNSLPATVVNAKSVNAFKHQYDRLHKGPKGMSLPDRISNPSTELN